One part of the Rutidosis leptorrhynchoides isolate AG116_Rl617_1_P2 chromosome 1, CSIRO_AGI_Rlap_v1, whole genome shotgun sequence genome encodes these proteins:
- the LOC139858559 gene encoding germacrene A synthase short form-like isoform X1 — translation MNTFGELNSNTKITKDSVRPLANFPPSVWDDYVLESCLDYSEFEGYAKSMEEVKEELRRLIVDPSTDSNKKLGLIYSTHRIGLAYMFLQEIKGQLNSLFKEFKLQDYAEFDLYTISTNFQIFRHLGFKLPCDVFNKFKDAGSGTFKSYITTDVKGMLSLYEAAQMRLRGESILDEAVTFVENQLKNVVGTLEGDIARQVKQSLIRPCHKGMPMLEARLYLRNSEKECSTYGSLLKLAKLHFNYLQLQQKEELRVVTKWWTDMKVQETNPYVRNRVPEIYLWMSGLYFEPHYSSARIIATKITLFSLILDDTVDSYATIEENRLLTDAINGWDISAMEQIPEYIRPFYESLIDEYAELEEQLAKEGRANTVIASKEAFQNSARGYLQEAEWVNRKYVPSFTEYMKNGLITSGYDLILKTALMGMGEIVSEDVLSWYKSHPKSLQASEVISRLQDDVMSYKFERDRGFCITGVESYMKTYGVSEKDAINELNKIIEDSWKDVNEGCLVTKEVSIDMIGLILNLTRMIDVIYRYDDGFTFPEKTIKEYITMLFVESVPV, via the exons ATGAATACTTTTGGTGAGCTCAATTCAAACACCAAAATTACCAAGGATTCAGTACGTCCTCTCGCGAATTTCCCTCCTTCGGTATGGGATGATTACGTCCTAGAGTCTTGTCTCGACTATTCG GAATTTGAAGGATATGCTAAATCCATGGAGGAGGTGAAAGAAGAATTGAGAAGATTGATCGTAGATCCATCAACGGATTCAAATAAGAAACTGGGATTGATCTATTCAACACACCGTATAGGTTTGGCATACATGTTCTTGCAAGAGATTAAAGGCCAGCTTAACAGCCTTTTTAAGGAGTTTAAGTTGCAAGATTATGCTGAATTTGATCTATACACAATTTCAACTAACTTTCAAATTTTTCGACACCTTGGTTTCAAACTACCTTGTG ACGTGTTTAACAAATTCAAGGATGCTGGCTCTGGTACATTCAAAAGTTACATTACTACCGATGTGAAGGGTATGTTAAGTTTATATGAAGCTGCACAGATGAGATTAAGAGGAGAATCGATTTTAGATGAAGCGGTTACATTCGTTGAAAATCAACTTAAAAATGTTGTTGGCACTTTGGAAGGCGATATTGCACGACAGGTTAAACAATCATTAATAAGACCATGCCATAAAGGGATGCCAATGTTGGAGGCAAGGCTTTATTTGCGGAACTCTGAAAAAGAATGTTCAACGTATGGCTCACTACTAAAGCTTGCGAAGTTGCACTTCAACTACTtgcaattacaacaaaaggaagaaTTACGCGTTGTCACAAA GTGGTGGACGGATATGAAGGTTCAAGAGACTAATCCTTATGTAAGGAATAGGGTGCCAGAGATTTACTTATGGATGTCAGGACTATACTTTGAGCCTCATTACTCTTCGGCACGAATCATCGCCACAAAAATTACTCTGTTTTCCCTTATTCTAGATGACACAGTTGACTCTTATGCTACAATTGAAGAGAACCGTCTTCTAACAGATGCAATAAATGG ATGGGACATTTCTGCTATGGAGCAAATTCCAGAGTACATTAGACCATTCTACGAAAGTCTCATAGATGAGTATGCTGAACTTGAAGAACAACTAGCTAAAGAAGGGAGAGCAAATACCGTTATCGCTTCAAAAGAAGCG TTCCAGAACTCAGCAAGAGGCTATCTCCAAGAAGCTGAGTGGGTAAACAGAAAATATGTACCTTCATTTACTGAGTATATGAAGAACGGATTGATAACTTCCGGTTATGATCTTATTTTGAAAACTGCTTTAATGGGTATGGGTGAAATAGTTAGTGAAGATGTTTTGTCTTGGTATAAAAGCCATCCAAAATCTTTACAAGCTTCGGAGGTGATTTCAAGACTTCAAGATGATGTCATGTCTTACAAG TTCGAGCGTGATAGAGGATTTTGTATCACTGGTGTTGAATCATATATGAAGACCTACGGCGTGTCAGAAAAGGATGCTATTAACGAGCTCAATAAAATAATTGAAGATTCATGGAAAGACGTAAATGAGGGATGTCTCGTGACGAAAGAAGTGTCGATAGATATGATTGGCCTGATTCTTAACCTTACTAGAATGATAGATGTGATATATAGATATGACGACGGGTTCACGTTTCCTGAAAAGACCATAAAAGAGTATATCACTATGTTGTTTGTTGAGTCTGTACCTGTTTGA
- the LOC139858559 gene encoding germacrene A synthase short form-like isoform X2, with protein sequence MNKFGESTLLTNLFDRTTKEFEGYAKSMEEVKEELRRLIVDPSTDSNKKLGLIYSTHRIGLAYMFLQEIKGQLNSLFKEFKLQDYAEFDLYTISTNFQIFRHLGFKLPCDVFNKFKDAGSGTFKSYITTDVKGMLSLYEAAQMRLRGESILDEAVTFVENQLKNVVGTLEGDIARQVKQSLIRPCHKGMPMLEARLYLRNSEKECSTYGSLLKLAKLHFNYLQLQQKEELRVVTKWWTDMKVQETNPYVRNRVPEIYLWMSGLYFEPHYSSARIIATKITLFSLILDDTVDSYATIEENRLLTDAINGWDISAMEQIPEYIRPFYESLIDEYAELEEQLAKEGRANTVIASKEAFQNSARGYLQEAEWVNRKYVPSFTEYMKNGLITSGYDLILKTALMGMGEIVSEDVLSWYKSHPKSLQASEVISRLQDDVMSYKFERDRGFCITGVESYMKTYGVSEKDAINELNKIIEDSWKDVNEGCLVTKEVSIDMIGLILNLTRMIDVIYRYDDGFTFPEKTIKEYITMLFVESVPV encoded by the exons GAATTTGAAGGATATGCTAAATCCATGGAGGAGGTGAAAGAAGAATTGAGAAGATTGATCGTAGATCCATCAACGGATTCAAATAAGAAACTGGGATTGATCTATTCAACACACCGTATAGGTTTGGCATACATGTTCTTGCAAGAGATTAAAGGCCAGCTTAACAGCCTTTTTAAGGAGTTTAAGTTGCAAGATTATGCTGAATTTGATCTATACACAATTTCAACTAACTTTCAAATTTTTCGACACCTTGGTTTCAAACTACCTTGTG ACGTGTTTAACAAATTCAAGGATGCTGGCTCTGGTACATTCAAAAGTTACATTACTACCGATGTGAAGGGTATGTTAAGTTTATATGAAGCTGCACAGATGAGATTAAGAGGAGAATCGATTTTAGATGAAGCGGTTACATTCGTTGAAAATCAACTTAAAAATGTTGTTGGCACTTTGGAAGGCGATATTGCACGACAGGTTAAACAATCATTAATAAGACCATGCCATAAAGGGATGCCAATGTTGGAGGCAAGGCTTTATTTGCGGAACTCTGAAAAAGAATGTTCAACGTATGGCTCACTACTAAAGCTTGCGAAGTTGCACTTCAACTACTtgcaattacaacaaaaggaagaaTTACGCGTTGTCACAAA GTGGTGGACGGATATGAAGGTTCAAGAGACTAATCCTTATGTAAGGAATAGGGTGCCAGAGATTTACTTATGGATGTCAGGACTATACTTTGAGCCTCATTACTCTTCGGCACGAATCATCGCCACAAAAATTACTCTGTTTTCCCTTATTCTAGATGACACAGTTGACTCTTATGCTACAATTGAAGAGAACCGTCTTCTAACAGATGCAATAAATGG ATGGGACATTTCTGCTATGGAGCAAATTCCAGAGTACATTAGACCATTCTACGAAAGTCTCATAGATGAGTATGCTGAACTTGAAGAACAACTAGCTAAAGAAGGGAGAGCAAATACCGTTATCGCTTCAAAAGAAGCG TTCCAGAACTCAGCAAGAGGCTATCTCCAAGAAGCTGAGTGGGTAAACAGAAAATATGTACCTTCATTTACTGAGTATATGAAGAACGGATTGATAACTTCCGGTTATGATCTTATTTTGAAAACTGCTTTAATGGGTATGGGTGAAATAGTTAGTGAAGATGTTTTGTCTTGGTATAAAAGCCATCCAAAATCTTTACAAGCTTCGGAGGTGATTTCAAGACTTCAAGATGATGTCATGTCTTACAAG TTCGAGCGTGATAGAGGATTTTGTATCACTGGTGTTGAATCATATATGAAGACCTACGGCGTGTCAGAAAAGGATGCTATTAACGAGCTCAATAAAATAATTGAAGATTCATGGAAAGACGTAAATGAGGGATGTCTCGTGACGAAAGAAGTGTCGATAGATATGATTGGCCTGATTCTTAACCTTACTAGAATGATAGATGTGATATATAGATATGACGACGGGTTCACGTTTCCTGAAAAGACCATAAAAGAGTATATCACTATGTTGTTTGTTGAGTCTGTACCTGTTTGA